The genomic interval CATTCACCCCAAAGGTCCCGGCACCGGCTTTCCCGTCCCCGGCTCAGAGCCTCACCTGGCTCCGTCCGGGGATCCTGCTGTGTTTGTCTGTCACCGATTTGGCAGCACGGGCAGTGGGAGCCGATGACGCCCGCTCTCTCCTCACCTTGCACCCATACCACCGGGCCCAGCCAGGCTTTTAAAGAGGCTCCCGCCCCTCCCTGACGTTCCCAGGGCGTTCCCAGGCTGGGGCTTACCTGGGAAATGGCTCCCTGCAATTGCAACACCCGGACGGGTCGGTGCGAGCAGGGACCCGCAGCGggccccagctccctcccagggACTGCTCTGCAAGTGGCCGTGGCCACGGGGTGATGGCAGGCATTTGGGGACCACCCCAAAAGTCCCCACCGTCTGGAAGGGGTGGTGGGCTCCCGGCAGTGGTGGTTTACCAGACACGGTGCGACTCCAGCCTGGTCCCAGGATTTGCAAACCCGCCGCCATCCAGCCACGCACCAGCCGAAAGGCCGGCTCCTCCATCCCGCGGCAcatccctgctgcccaccctgctccAAACCGCCCCGTGCATCCACCACCGGTGAGGCCGGCCAGTCGGGTCCGGTGCGGCACAGGAGCTGCCCGGCGAGGTGGGGGGCATTGTTTATTTGAACCAAAACCACTCGTTCTCAAGGGTGAAAGGGGCTGGCGCAGGTCTCTGGGGCCCTGGAATCGCAAGCACCAGCTCCGAGCAGGGCCGTATCCGGCTCTCAGCCATCTCTAGATCCACCTGGGACAGACAAAGCTCTTCTCAGCTGGTAGCTGTGCTTGTAAAGTCACATCCATAATTAATTGTCCCAGCAAATTGTACCCCTGTATGTCTACGAGAGCAATGGTGCAGTGATTTGATGCCAAGATTAGATACGGGCGTTATTGGGATCTGCATATTTAAGGATGCAAAGTAGGAGGTGATCTATTACAGGCAGCAGCCACCTGCTCAGAGGACCTTTGGGACTCctgtcccagaaaaaaaaagcgtGTGTCACCCCGGCTCTCTGCTGGCTTCTTGCTAATCTCGGTTGGGAGGAAGCAAACCCATTCTCGGCCAAGATGCTCCAGTGTCGTTGATGCAACATCCCAGGAGGGTGGGAATCCCTCCCCAACCCTGCAGGCAAACAGCTCACCTCTGAATCATGGGCTTTCATTACTCTCCTGTGCCTGGCAGATGTCACAACCACATCCAGGCCCTATTTTTACAAGGCATCcagggtgtgtgcatgtgctcaGAGCAGCCACGTACCATCCAAACCCATCACAAGACAGTTCCCAGCCATTTTGATCACCGCGATGAGGTTGGCCTCTCCCCTGGTCCCCACCAGCTCCGGGTCTGAAGGGTCGGGAACAGTTTGGCTTTTCATGGACAAGCTCTGCCCCATGGGACCTTTTACAGACGGGGGACACTGAGCCCCAGCTTTGGGGGTCTTCAGTGACTGCCGTGATGGGTACCCTGGAGCCACTGCTCCTGCACACAGTGGCCACCCCGGCACGGATGAATGCGTTTCTCGGCGTTTCCACCAGCACGGTGCCGTGCCCACGTGGTCTGCACTGACTCACCAAGGGGTACCGAACGCCCCGGCACAGGCTGAGCTGTTCCTCCCACCTCCAAGGACTTTCCAGATACTTATCGAGGATGGCTCACGCCGCAAGAGTGAGCGTCCTCCTGACAGCGCACCGTCACGCTGGGGAGCTGGTCACCAAACCAGAAATAGGACCCAGGAGTCCCCACTCCCACGGCACATTCCCAGCCTGTGGTGCTGGGAAGAGGATCCAGGAGCCCTGgctccccttttcccccccatCACCCCAACCATTTGACACATTTCCTGTCTCTAATTAAATGCACGCCACACCTTTCTGCTTAATTTCCATGTATTTATTTCCAAGGCAGGAACAATAAATAGTCATTCTCGTTGTGAAATCCACCCCAAGGTGAGAGGAGACAGAGGGTGGCCTGTGGCCGAGCCGTGGTGTTGGTGCTGCCGCACCAGCTGCCGGCCCAGGAGGACCTTGCCACCCTGGCCCGGCCTCAGGTTTCAGTCACATTTCTctggggttgggttgggtttggtttggttcatcttttttttttttccccccacagcaCAGAGCCTCGCAAGGTGATGCAGGTGCCGATGAGGTGCCCGCACCCTCTCCCTTTTTGGGGTCCCCATCCCCATTGTGGTTCTGGGGCTGCCCACAGGCTCCTCCGGGACACGGAGCTCAGCGGGAATGGCCCGGATGGCAGAGGAAAGTTGGGATAACCAGGCTCAGGGGGTGCCCTGCACCCTCTCAAGCCCATTTCTTCACCCTCCGTGCGCTCGGTGCCTGAGCTAATTGCTCCGTCCCAGCAAGCCATCACTTTGTGGCATTTACTGTTTTCTAATTTGCTGTAATTACACAGAAATCCCACGCTCTCCCGGCAAAGGTGGGATCTTGCTGATGGCCTCGCAGCTCCCGGGTCTTTCTGAGCCCAGGATTTCGGGGTCTCCTCTGAGCTCCCTCCAGCCCAGTGTGGAGCCACGTGCCCAAAGCCCTTGGTGTGCCTGGTCTGGAGACACAGCCCTGCTCGTGGGGTCCCTGCGACGGGGACCGCTGGGCATAAGCCACCCCGGGAACTGGACACGTGCACACGCACACCCTCAGCACCATGCACACCCAGAGCACTGTGCACACCCGCAATGCTCACATACACCCACAGCATCCATGGCCATCACAGCGCCGCGCACACCCACAGTGCTCACGTACACCCGCAGCACCCTGCGCACCGCAGCATCCCACGCATACGTGCAGCCCCGTGCACACCCACAGCACCATGCACACTTGCGGCGTCCCGTGCGTGCCCGCAGCACCCCTTGCACCCTCATGCTCTGCACTGGGGCCAGCGGGGCTGTGCAACGCAGCAGCGAGTGATGCTCAGAGCCGTGATCGCTgcagccccatccctccctgctccccacttTCCCTCTCCCACGAAGGACAAATGCGGTCACCCCCATCCTGGCTGgtttttctccagtgttttcctttattaatttATACAAAAATGGTTGCAAGTGACGCAAGCTGATAACAACCCGCCACCATCCCAGCCCCGAGCCCAGCCGCCAGCCGGGGCCAGCATCCCTGGAGAGGGGCAGGCGGGGGAGCACCGCACAGGCGGCGCGCCCTGGCATAGCACCCCAAAACCTGGACAGGCACAGGGCACCACAGTCCCTGCACCGGGGGAAGAGCAGAGAATATGCCCAGGCCACGAACGGCAACGTCAGGGCCAGCCCGGAGCCCAGGATGCCCCCGAAGGTGCTCGAAGCACGAGGCAGAGCGGTGGCAAAGGGGCTCCCATCGGGCGGCAGGGCATGGGGCCAGGGGAACGAGCCCGCACATCCAAGGGCTTCTGGGGGAGAGGAGCCAAGTCCCCCTCACTGcgatgctgcagggctgggggaccTGCAACTGGAGGGTTTTCGGGGCTGGAGGTGGGACAACCCTGGGGGTAAAGGCTCTAGAGCAAAGGACAGAGAAAGGCGGCTCCAGAGCCGGGGCCAGGAACCCCCTTACCACCTCCCTCCCGCCGCAGCACGGGCCAGAGCTGGGGATGGCAAGGGAAGTTTCCTGACAGGAAGGAGAGACGAGAGAGGGCAGGGAtggagccggggagggggatCCCTCCGCCCCGGCTGGGGACGCGGGGAGGAGACAAGCCCCGGTAGGAGCGACGCTGCATTTTCCCAGGCGCATCCCACCGGGACCAGCAGCCTCTCGCGCTTCTTGGTGCAGAGCCTGAGGCCTCGGGCGCCTTCCCGTCCCCCGCCGCCCTCTACTTCCTCCGGCAGCCCTTGGCCGCGTCCCCCATCATGTCCCAGTACTCTCCAAACTCCAGCTTGGCCTCGTCAGGGTCTCCCATGCATTCGATCTTCTCGTCCAGCGGTCCAACGCACTGCAGCGGGGACAGAAAAAGCATCGGGGTGATGGGGCTGCGGGGTCCCGCAGGCAGTCCGTGCCcaccccagctccccctgcccacccccgggctctgccctcaccttccccaggtgGGGCAGCTTCTGCACCACCAGGTCCTGCATCTCGTTGGGTGTCAGGTACTCCTTCTGCCCCTTCACCGCGTAGCAGTGGAACTGGTTGATGACGGTCTCAATGGCCCGCTCCACATCGGTGAGATCCTGGCAGTCCTGCACGGGGGGAGAGAGGGTGAGCACCGGTGGGACACCTCCCCGGATGGATGGGACATCCCCCAGACGGACAGGACAAGCCCCCGAGTagatgggacacccccccccagagCAGATGTGCCAGTGCTCTCTGCAGACGTTCAACTCCTCCGCAATGATGTGATAAACCTCCTTATCAACATGATACCCCTCCGTACAGATGTGAGACCCCCTCTACAGATATAAGGCCCCACTGTACAGATGTGAGACCCCCATAGAGATGCAAGACCACTCCATACAGATGTGAGAGCACTCCATACAGACGTGAGACCCCACCGTACAGATGTGAGACCCCACCGTACAGATGTTGCATCCCTCCATACACGCTCTGCACTGCTGCAATACCTCCCTACAGCTGCCATACCCCCCCTCCACCTCGACGTGACACCCCTCCCCACAGGCATGTCACCCCCCCATCTCTGCTTGCCCGGACTTCTCCCTGCCCGGGGCCAGCGAGGCTCAGCCACCCCGGCGTCTCCGGGCGCTACACCCACGGTGCACGGGGGCTGCCGCGGCCGTCCGGACTggttcttcctctcctttgcacAAGCGGCGGATGGCGGCATGAGTCAGTGCCCAGGACGACTCGGCACCCGCCGGGATGGGGCTTGGCGGCGGCAGGAGCCCCTGTCCCTCCCTGTCGGGGCTGCAGACCCCTTCCCTGgctgggtggggggcagagcctggcccaaCCCATGCACCGGGCTCCCTGGCCACTCATGCTAATTAGCCAAAGCTGCGTTTGAAGGGAAACGATGGTGATTCATTCGGCATCTGCGGTTTCCCCTTGAAACACTATTAAACCACATCAGGCGATGCCCATTGGGAAGAACCCAGCAATCTTCAGAGCCTCAGCCCGGCGTGCCGGCTCAGCCGGCCGGGGCCAAATCCTCCACAGGTGCAAAGGGGTGCGGGGTGGGCACCTCCCGTTTGAAAGCCGAGGAAAACAGGAGACTTTCTGCCGTTGGGCATCCTTGGAGAAGTTGCAAGGAGTGAGTGCAGCTCCCAAAGGTGAGTCCACGGGAGCTGGAGAAAGCTGCCTGGTTCCCCGAGCTTTCAAGCGGCTCCAAGTCTGCAGCACCAGGTTCCCCTGCCCAGTGCTGGGGCAGCATCGCCGAACCCTGAAACAGCCCCCCGTCTCCTCCGCTGGAGTCTGGCTCCAGGATGCGGCTGGCCCGGCACGCTGCTTTGAGTCACCCCAtgcccagggctgtgctccaAGGGATGGGGCCGTGCAGGGTCACCCCTGCGCCCCGCACCCCGCCGGGGGCCCCGGCCCTCCCGGTGCCGCAGCGTCGCTCATAGACCTTGCGCTTCTTGCGGCAGTTGCACTGGCCCATGCTGCTCCTCGCGGGGTCTGTAGGTCCTCggtggcagcagtggtggggctgTCCTCTCTGACGGGGTCTTGGGGAGCTGGCAGGGGAAGAAAGCCAGGCTCAGCTCTCGGCTTGCGGGGAGTTCCTCCTCCTTCGGCTCTGGGACTGAGCGCAGGGCGAGGAAAGAGCCCCGGGATGCAGTGAGCTGCCAGGACACGTCCCAgcggcagcagcatccctgccccaGCGGCAAGTCgtggcagagctgagcagggGGGTGCAGAGGGGTGATGGGACCCCTGGGCACGGACCCCCATCCCGCGGTGGCGGATGGGCCACTTACCTGCTCCACGGGCTCTCCTGGGTCTGCGCGGGCTGCGGCGTGCCGGGGTTTTATACCACAGGGAGCTGTGAGTGGGAGCTCCCTGTGCGCCGCCAGCTGCGGTGTGGTGCAAGGCGTCTCATTTCGGAGCCTGGCCCAGGGCCAGCGTGGGGCTGGGAAACGCCTCCTTCCAGGCCACACTGATGGCTCCCCATCCAGCCCGGCACGGCACAGCCGCGCAGCACCGTGTGGGAACAGCCACCCAGGCACCGGGCCCTGGCCGGCTCGGGGACAGGTCACCCCATGGCAGGGATTTCGCCATTTCCCAGCAGCGCCGGGATTTGGGAGCTGAATGCCAGGAATGGGAGCTCGGTTAAGGGTGCTGAGCCAGGGACATGCTGGGCCGGCGGACGCATCCCCCCCCCCGTGCCACCCAAGATGCCAGAGAGGATGGGCATTGATGACCTGGAGGTGGTGGCTACCGCAGCCACGGCGGCATCGCTGCTGGAGATGCTCCCGAGCCCCACCCTGGTCCCAGCCACATCTCTGCCACCCATCGGGGTTGCCCTAAGCAACCCCACAGCCCCGCAGGAAGGCGTTTGTGGGGCGCAGGGTGACACCCCGCAAAGCCAGACCAGCGCAAGGGTAATTTGGGAATGGCCCCATCCATCCCAGGTTCCCCACAGCAGCCACCCCAATGCAGAGTGAGCCCCGACCCACCACTCGCGGTGCTGGGCTGGTCCCCGGGCACAGCGTGGCCATGGGCAgatgcaggcaggggaggagatGGGCTGTCCAAATCGGGAGCCCCCGGCTAAGAACAGCAGCAACGCTCAGGCTCAGGGAAACCTCTTTTATTAGCTCTGCGTCAGCCAAGTCTCCCCACCAGCCCCGTCACTACTTCTTCCCCGCTTTCTCCCGCCGCATGGCCTTCGCCAGCTCCCCGATCAGCCGCCAGTACTCGCCGAATTTCAGCTCCTCGTCGTTGTTCACATCCAGCTCACTCATCTTCTCCTCCAGGGAGGGGACGTCCTGCGGGGAGGACAGGGGAGGCTCGGCCACATCCCGGTCCCCAGCgagcgggatggggatggggggggagcaggggctgctgctcGCTCTTGCTTGCAAATCCCAGGGTACTGGGAGCAGCCCCCCAGCTTGGGGGGACCCGCAGGGATCCAgccgccccccccagccgccccacACATGCTGCCCCTCGCCTCACCTTCATCAGGTTGGGCAGCTGGAGCTGGACCAGCTCCTTGAACTCGCCGGCCGTCAGCGTGCCCTTCTTGCCCTCCTTCCCCGCGTAGGTGAAGAAGACAGTGACGATTTTCTCGATGGCCGTCTCCAGCTCGGTCAGCTCGCCTGTGGCCATGGCGCTGGGGCACGGCAGTGGcccggggctgcagggagaggagccgAGAGGGGATCGGAGGCAGAGGGGTGTCCTGGGGAGGCGATGCCCGGCATGTGTTGGAAGAAGGGGAACCTCTCCCCTTCCCTAGCCCAGGGTGCAGCGAGTCTGCAagggctcagctcagctctgcagggctgagcaaggtcccggggctgggggctgtccCTCCGCTCCGCTGCTCCCTAGGGACCGAGCGCTTTGGCCAGGCCCTCCCCGGCTGGcgcggggagggggagcagagccctTCGGTGACGCCGCTGCCATCCGGCGCAGCCTGGCAAAAACGCCACAGAGGC from Aptenodytes patagonicus chromosome 26, bAptPat1.pri.cur, whole genome shotgun sequence carries:
- the S100A14 gene encoding protein S100-A14; the encoded protein is MGQCNCRKKRKDCQDLTDVERAIETVINQFHCYAVKGQKEYLTPNEMQDLVVQKLPHLGKCVGPLDEKIECMGDPDEAKLEFGEYWDMMGDAAKGCRRK
- the S100A13 gene encoding protein S100-A13; amino-acid sequence: MATGELTELETAIEKIVTVFFTYAGKEGKKGTLTAGEFKELVQLQLPNLMKDVPSLEEKMSELDVNNDEELKFGEYWRLIGELAKAMRREKAGKK